A genomic region of Raphanus sativus cultivar WK10039 chromosome 6, ASM80110v3, whole genome shotgun sequence contains the following coding sequences:
- the LOC108806456 gene encoding probable xyloglucan endotransglucosylase/hydrolase protein 32, with protein sequence MANSLISLLPIFHLLVLLGSSVNAYWPPSPGYWPSSKVGSLNFYKGFKNLWGPQHQRIDQNALTIWLDRTSGSGFKSVKPFRSGYFGASIKLQSGYTAGVITSLYLSNNEAHPGFHDEVDIEFLGTTFGKPYTLQTNVYIRGSGDGKIIGREMKFRLWFDPTSDFHHYAILWSPREIIFLVDDIPIRRYPKKSAATFPLRPMWLYGSIWDASSWATENGKYKADYKYQPFTAKYTNFKAIGCTAYSPARCHPLSASPYRSGGLTRKQYQAMRWVQTHNMVYNYCKDYKRDHSLTPECGR encoded by the exons ATGGCtaactctctcatctctcttctccCAATCTTCCACTTGTTGGTGTTATTAGGATCCTCAGTGAATGCTTATTGGCCACCATCACCTGGTTACTGGCCAAGCTCCAAGGTTGGGTCCTTGAACTTCTACAAAGGTTTTAAGAATCTTTGGGGTCCTCAGCATCAGAGAATAGACCAAAATGCCCTCACCATCTGGCTTGATAGAACCTCCG GAAGTGGATTCAAGTCAGTGAAGCCATTCAGATCAGGCTACTTTGGAGCATCCATCAAACTCCAGTCTGGTTACACTGCTGGAGTCATCACATCTCTCTAT CTATCAAATAATGAGGCACATCCAGGATTCCATGATGAGGTGGACATAGAATTCTTGGGGACAACATTTGGGAAGCCTTACACACTTCAGACAAATGTGTACATTAGAGGAAGTGGTGATGGCAAAATCATTGGTCGGGAGATGAAGTTTCGCTTGTGGTTTGATCCCACTTCGGATTTTCACCATTATGCTATTCTTTGGAGCCCTAGAGAAATCAT atttttggtGGACGATATTCCTATAAGAAGATACCCAAAAAAGAGTGCGGCTACATTTCCTCTAAGACCAATGTGGCTTTACGGTTCCATATGGGATGCTTCTTCTTGGGCAACTGAGAATGGTAAATACAAAGCTGACTACAAATATCAACCTTTCACTGCCAAGTACACCAATTTTAAAGCGATTGGTTGCACCGCCTACTCACCCGCACGGTGCCATCCACTGTCAGCTTCACCATACCGTTCTGGCGGATTAACTCGTAAGCAATACCAAGCAATGAGATGGGTGCAAACACATAATATGGTATACAATTATTGCAAAGATTATAAACGCGACCATTCTCTAACGCCGGAATGTGGGCGTtag
- the LOC108811689 gene encoding uncharacterized protein LOC108811689, whose translation MAAITAFSALSSPISPLTASPLLSSPPSLSRFPNASLFPSLYTSRWRKIPMIQACSSIRDGDETVEETRSCDDEEESREETLMLSVSPLPLFLVAALPGAGTVRSVIGPFVEIVKSLNLPDWLVHWGHPGNMAVVLFAMGGYGTYLGFRIRYSDDIEEKAKAKDLHPKLLAGMFFFFALGATGGITSLLTSDKPIFESPHAVTGFIGLALLTIQTVLPTLFKEKPELRGVHGILGSGIMALFLVHAAFGLQLGLSY comes from the exons ATGGCTGCCATTACCGCATTCTCTGCTCTCTCCAGCCCCATCTCTCCTCTTACGGCGTCTCCTTTACTCAGTTCCCCTCCATCTCTCTCCAGATTCCCAAACGCGTCTCTGTTTCCCTCACTCTATACCTCTCGCTGGAGAAAGATCCCGATGATCCAGGCGTGTTCTTCTATTAGAGACGGAGATGAAACGGTCGAAGAAACAAGAAGTTGTGATGATGAGGAGGAGAGTAGAGAGGAGACTCTGATGTTATCAGTCTCTCCTCTGCCTCTCTTCCTCGTTGCAGCCCTCCCTGGAG CTGGGACTGTAAGATCTGTTATTGGTCCCTTTGTGGAGATTGTTAAGTCATTGAACCTCCCTGATTGGCTTGTTCATTGGGGTCATCCTGGGAACATG GCGGTGGTTCTTTTTGCTATGGGTGGATATGGAACATACCTAGGCTTCCGGATTCGTTATTCAGATGACATT GAGGAGAAGGCAAAGGCGAAAGATCTGCACCCGAAGCTACTAGCAggaatgtttttcttttttgcccTTGGAGCCACTGGTGGTATCACATCCCTCCTTACCTCAGACAAACCCATCTTCGAAAG TCCGCACGCTGTTACAGGATTCATAGGTCTTGCTCTCTTGACGATTCAAACAGTCTTACCAACTTTGTTCAAG GAGAAGCCTGAGCTGAGGGGAGTGCACGGGATCCTGGGGAGTGGGATAATGGCGCTTTTCCTAGTCCATGCTGCTTTCGGACTTCAGCTTGGTCTCAGTTACTGa
- the LOC108811687 gene encoding S-adenosylmethionine synthase 3, with protein sequence METFLFTSESVNEGHPDKLCDQVSDAILDACLEQDPESKVACETCTKTNMVMVFGEITTTAKVDYEKIVRSTCREIGFVSADVGLDADKCNVLVNIEQQSPDIAQGVHGHLTKKPEEIGAGDQGHMFGYATDETPELMPLTHVLATKLGAKLTEVRKNKTCPWLRPDGKTQVTVEYKNDGGAMIPIRVHTVLISTQHDETVTNDEIAKDLKEHVIKPVIPAKYLDDNTIFHLNPSGRFVIGGPHGDAGLTGRKIIIDTYGGWGAHGGGAFSGKDPTKVDRSGAYIVRQAAKSVVAAGLARRCIVQVSYAIGVPEPLSVFVDTYKTGTIPDKDILVLIKEAFDFRPGMMAINLDLKRGGNFRFQKTAAYGHFGREDPDFTWEVIKPLKPKA encoded by the coding sequence ATGGAAACGTTCCTATTCACATCCGAGTCCGTTAACGAGGGACATCCCGACAAGCTCTGCGACCAAGTCTCCGACGCGATCCTCGACGCTTGTTTAGAGCAAGACCCCGAGAGCAAAGTGGCTTGCGAGACGTGCACCAAGACCAACATGGTCATGGTCTTCGGCGAGATCACGACCACCGCGAAAGTGGACTACGAGAAGATCGTCAGATCCACTTGCCGCGAGATCGGTTTCGTCTCGGCCGACGTCGGTCTCGACGCCGACAAATGCAACGTCCTTGTCAACATCGAGCAGCAGAGCCCCGACATTGCTCAGGGAGTTCACGGTCATTTGACCAAGAAGCCTGAGGAGATCGGAGCCGGTGATCAGGGGCATATGTTCGGTTACGCTACCGACGAGACTCCTGAGCTTATGCCTTTGACTCATGTCTTGGCGACCAAGCTTGGTGCGAAGCTTACTGAGGTGAGGAAGAACAAGACTTGTCCTTGGTTGAGGCCTGATGGGAAGACGCAGGTCACCGTTGAGTACAAGAACGACGGTGGAGCGATGATTCCGATTCGTGTCCACACTGTTCTCATCTCGACTCAGCATGATGAGACTGTGACCAACGATGAGATCGCTAAGGACTTGAAGGAGCATGTGATCAAGCCGGTGATTCCCGCTAAGTACCTTGATGACAACACCATCTTTCACTTGAACCCTTCCGGTCGTTTCGTCATCGGAGGGCCTCACGGTGATGCTGGACTCACGGGGAGGAAGATCATCATTGATACTTACGGTGGTTGGGGTGCTCACGGTGGTGGTGCTTTCTCCGGGAAGGATCCCACCAAGGTTGATAGAAGCGGTGCTTACATCGTCAGGCAAGCTGCGAAGAGTGTGGTCGCTGCTGGACTCGCGCGCAGATGTATTGTTCAGGTGTCGTACGCCATTGGTGTCCCTGAGCCTCTCTCTGTGTTTGTTGACACGTACAAGACTGGGACGATTCCTGATAAGGATATCTTGGTGTTGATCAAGGAGGCGTTTGACTTCAGGCCGGGGATGATGGCTATTAACCTTGATTTGAAGAGAGGAGGTAACTTCAGGTTCCAGAAGACAGCTGCTTATGGGCATTTCGGGCGTGAGGATCCTGATTTCACTTGGGAGGTGATCAAGCCACTCAAGCCAAAGGCTTAA
- the LOC108811691 gene encoding membrin-11: MASGIVGGGGSLSEVYSSAKKILLRARDGIERLERFESASLMDSSDLTSSVKRDITEVQSLCATMDALWRSISVKSQRDLWRRKTEQVGEEAEYLNKSLEKYTWRSQRKVMEAKERADLLNRGSGEGAHILQIFDDEAQAMSSVKNSKRLLEDSFSSGVAILAKYAEQRDRLKRAQRKALDVLNTVGLSNSVLRLIERRNRVDTWIKYAGMIATIVVLYLFIKWTR, from the exons ATGGCGTCTGGGATCGTCGGAGGAGGCGGATCCTTATCGGAGGTATACAGCAGCGCGAAAAAGATTCTACTCAGAGCTCGCGACGGGATCGAGAGGCTGGAGAGGTTCGAATCAGCTTCTCTCATGGATTCTTCCGATCTCACCTCCTCCGTGAAACGCGACATCACCGAGGTACAATCTCTCTGCGCCACCATGGATGCTCTCTGGCGCTCAATCTCCGTCAAATCCCAACGCGATCTCTGGCGAAG GAAGACTGAACAAGTTGGGGAAGAGGCTGAGTATTTGAACAAGAGTCTGGAGAAGTACACGTGGAGGAGTCAGAGGAAGGTGATGGAAGCTAAAGAGAGGGCGGATTTGTTGAACAGAGGGAGCGGAGAAGGAGCGCACATCTTGCAGATATTCGATGACGAGGCTCAGGCGATGAGCTCTGTCAAGAACTCGAAGAGATTGCTGGAAGACTCCTTCTCTAGTGGAGTTGCTATCCTTGCCAAGTATGCTGAACAAAGGGATCGTCTGAAG AGGGCACAGCGTAAAGCTTTGGATGTTCTGAACACGGTGGGGCTCTCCAACTCTGTGCTCAGGCTCATTGAGAGGCGCAATCGCGTTGACACCTGGATCAAGTACGCCGGTATGATCGCTACGATTGTCGTATTGTATCTGTTCATAAAATGGACTCGCTGA
- the LOC108811688 gene encoding transcription factor RAX2 codes for MGRAPCCDKANVKRGPWSPEEDAKLKDYIEKQGTGGNWIALPHKAGLRRCGKSCRLRWLNYLRPNIRHGDFSEEEDNIICSLFASIGSRWSVIAAHLHGRTDNDIKNYWNTKLKKKLIATMAPPPPHQLVAIASSSLSPSSSHYNMTNNLPPYNPTISTNQLISPHLSPHQEMMMTMMDQQQQQLLYKEAMDSLVNSPNSNKLIMSHQEDSHAQSTNKGIMLLSDVRSGSSTTSTVTRVKMEQHDHHHEERSMQDYGMEEINHLISSSCTSSSSNSLWFDENKTEDTFMLYY; via the exons ATGGGGAGGGCTCCATGTTGTGACAAAGCAAATGTGAAGAGAGGTCCATGGTCTCCGGAAGAAGATGCAAAGCTTAAAGATTACATAGAGAAACAAGGCACTGGTGGCAACTGGATTGCTCTCCCTCACAAAGCTG GTTTAAGGAGATGTGGGAAGAGTTGTAGACTGAGGTGGTTAAACTATTTGAGGCCAAACATAAGACATGGAGATTTCTCTGAGGAAGAAGACAATATTATCTGCAGCCTCTTTGCCTCCATTGGAAGCAG GTGGTCGGTAATTGCAGCTCACCTGCATGGTAGAACTGATAATGACATCAAGAACTATTGGAACACTAAGCTCAAGAAGAAGCTCATTGCCACTATGGCTCCTCCACCACCTCATCAACTCGTAGCCATTGCctcatcatcattatcaccatcatcatcacacTACAACATGACCAATAATCTTCCTCCGTATAACCCAACAATATCTACAAACCAGCTGATCTCACCTCATCTCTCACCTCATCaggagatgatgatgacaatgatggaccaacaacaacaacaactattATACAAAGAAGCCATGGACAGTTTGGTAAATTCTCCGAATAGCAACAAGCTTATAATGAGCCATCAAGAAGACAGCCATGCGCAAAGTACAAACAAAGGAATAATGTTGTTGAGTGATGTAAGAAGTGGGTCAAGTACAACAAGTACAGTAACAAGAGTGAAGATGGAACAACATGATCATCATCATGAAGAGAGATCAATGCAAGATTATGGAATGGAGGAGATCAATCACTTAATAAGTAGTAGTTGTACGAGTAGTAGTAGCAACAGCTTGTGGTTTGATGAAAACAAGACAGAGGATACGTTCATGTTGTACTACTGA